The uncultured Methanobrevibacter sp. nucleotide sequence TGCAAATACTGTAGGTAATTTTTTAGGTTTAGCTGGTGTAGTTAGTGACTCTTTAGCTAGAGGCTCTGGTGAAATTGATAAAAAGAATGGTGCTGCATTGGATTTATATTCTGATAAATTAATTAAAAAAGCTAATACTAAAAAAGCTCAGGCTAATGCTGAAGAAGCTCATAAATTAATTGATATTCGTAAAGTGCCCATGGATGTAGATAGGTTTGGTACTGTTCCATTGGATCCTGTTGCATCTGAAAATGCAGGTACAACTTTAATTGGTTGTGATGTTGGAGTTAATGGTGATAAGTTAGGTGAATTAATGGATCTTGGGTCTAAATTTTATGAAAATGATGGTCTTCCAACATTATTATCTACTATGGATTATGTAAGTGCAAAAATTGTTACTCGTGTGTTGGATGTTGCATTTAAAGAAGGTATTGTTACTGAAGGTTCTGCATTAGGTATTACTGGTAGGGCAGGTATTACTGGACGTAAACCTCAGCTTATTTTAGAAGCTGTTCGGGATAAGTTTGAGAATGTAGTGTTTGTTGAAGATGGTTTGGCTTTAGGTTCAGCGATTATGGCTCGTTGTATGAATTCTATGGGTACTCAAAAATCACCTATTGGTGGTTGTCAAGGTCAAAAATGTATTCTTGGTAAACGGATGAAATTGCAAGGTAGTAAATATGCATAATTAATTTTGAGGGCTTTGTTATGATTTATGCTATTGTGATGGCTGGAGGTAGAGGAACTCGCTTAAAAGTGGATGTTGAAAAACCTCTATTTAAATTACATAACAAACCTTTAATTAAATATGTTTTAGATAATTTAAGTTCATCTAAATTAGTTGAAAAAGTAATTATTGCTGTGAGTCATAATACTTTGAAAACAACCCAATATTTGAAATCAATAGATGGGGATTTTCAAATTTTAAATACTTCTGGAAATGATTATTTGGAGGACTTATCTTATATTTTAACTTTTTTTGAATCAAAATCAAAAGATGATGTTTTATTGTTTATTAATGCAGATTTACCTTTTGTTAATGGTGAAACAGTTGATTTGATATTGGATAAATATTTAGAATCTGATAAAGATTCGTTATCTGCTCAGGTTCCAGTTGAAATTTTTGAAAAATTATGCTTGGATTATTCATATGAATTTAATGGTTGTGTTCCATCTGGAGTAAATGTTTTAAGAAGTATTAATAAGGTTCAGGATGAAAAATGTCTGGTTTTATCTAAAATTGAATTAGCTTTAAATATTAACACTCTTAAAGATAGTAAAGTTGCTGAAAAATTTTATACTGCCTTTGTTAATAAAACTCTTTAAATTTAAATATGATGAAGTTAAGATAGTTTATATAATTAATGAAATTTGATTAGGGTGATGTAATGGATAATAAACAAATTCCTAAAAGGGAAGAAAAATTATGGAGTGAAATTAAAAATTATCAAGTGGCTACTAATAATGCTCGTATTCTTGGTGTGTTGGATGAGTTAATTATCAATGAAAAAACTGGAAAAATTGTTGATATTGCTATTAGGGTAGAAAGTGGCCGTAATATTCATGTTAAAGGTGCTAAAAGAAATGGGGATATTTTATTAGTTCCTTTTGCTAAAGTTGAAAAAGTTGGAGAATTTATTATTGTAACTGAATAATTTTTTTTAGTTACTTGTCTATTTTTTTTCAAATAACTTTTTTTAAAGTTTATTTTTTTATAAAAATTTAATTAAACATATTTTTATATGTCTTAATCTAAATGTAATAATGTTATATAGATTATGTCTTTTTTAAGAGGTGATGATATGTTACTTGAAATTAAAAATTTGGCTGTGGAAGTGGCTGGTAAAAGAGTTTTGAAGGATATTAATCTTTCAATTGATGAGGGGGAGACTCATGTTCTTTTAGGCCCTAATGGTGCTGGTAAAAGTACTTTATTTTTAACAATTCTTGGTTTTCCACAATATAATGTAGTTAATGGAACTATAAAATTTAAAGGCACTGATATCACTAATTTGAGTACTGCTGAACGTGTTAAATTAGGAATTGGTGTAAGTTTCCAAACTCCTCCATCTATTCGTGGAGTATCTGTTCGTGATTTACTTAAAATCGAATCTCATCAGGATGTTGAAGAACCATTAAATGAAAGAATGGTTGGATTAGCACAAAAACTTAAATTTAATGATGAATTTTTAGATAGGGATGTTAATTTTGGATTTTCTGGTGGAGAAGTTAAACGTTCTGAAATTTTACAATTACTTGCTCAAATGCCGGATTTCACCATGTTTGATGAACCTGATTCTGGTGTAGATATTGAAAATGTTGAGTTAATAGCTAGTGAAATTGGTACTTTGCTTGATAAAGATAAAAAACAAGGATCTAGAAAAAGAAGTGGGCTTTTAATTACTCATTTAGGTTATATTTTAAATTTTGTAAGTGCTGATAAAGCTCATGTATTGATGAATGGAGAAATAGCTTGTTCTGGTAACCCTACAGAGATTATTGAGGACATTAGAAAAGAAGGTTTCAATGGATGTGTTGAATGTGCGCAATGTATTAAATGATGCTGAAAGAGCTAAAGATAAAAAAGCTCCTCTT carries:
- a CDS encoding NTP transferase domain-containing protein yields the protein MIYAIVMAGGRGTRLKVDVEKPLFKLHNKPLIKYVLDNLSSSKLVEKVIIAVSHNTLKTTQYLKSIDGDFQILNTSGNDYLEDLSYILTFFESKSKDDVLLFINADLPFVNGETVDLILDKYLESDKDSLSAQVPVEIFEKLCLDYSYEFNGCVPSGVNVLRSINKVQDEKCLVLSKIELALNINTLKDSKVAEKFYTAFVNKTL
- a CDS encoding PRC-barrel domain-containing protein yields the protein MDNKQIPKREEKLWSEIKNYQVATNNARILGVLDELIINEKTGKIVDIAIRVESGRNIHVKGAKRNGDILLVPFAKVEKVGEFIIVTE
- a CDS encoding ABC transporter ATP-binding protein gives rise to the protein MLLEIKNLAVEVAGKRVLKDINLSIDEGETHVLLGPNGAGKSTLFLTILGFPQYNVVNGTIKFKGTDITNLSTAERVKLGIGVSFQTPPSIRGVSVRDLLKIESHQDVEEPLNERMVGLAQKLKFNDEFLDRDVNFGFSGGEVKRSEILQLLAQMPDFTMFDEPDSGVDIENVELIASEIGTLLDKDKKQGSRKRSGLLITHLGYILNFVSADKAHVLMNGEIACSGNPTEIIEDIRKEGFNGCVECAQCIK